One window of the Prochlorococcus marinus CUG1438 genome contains the following:
- a CDS encoding homoserine dehydrogenase yields the protein MRKCKIGIVGFGTVGSGIYKILSSEVDSHPILKEIEIAKIAVKDLCKKRDIELDNNLLTDDPFELINDPSIDVIVEVMGGVDLAKTIIMRSLKSGKSVVTANKAVIARHGEEIYKTAAKEEVYILSEAAVCGGIPIIEPLKRSLKSNSIKKMVGIINGTTNFILSKMAKEKADYKETLKLAQTLGYAELDPTADVEGHDATDKISILSELAFGGKIKRDEIHSEGISSINLKDIEYANKLGFEIKLLALSERQKINSNDSLALNIWVGPSLIPKSHPLATVMGVNNALLIEADPLGEIMLYGPGAGSGPTAASVVSDILNLHATTLKNNNSIDPLLSFDFWRNCHIIESSKINKKNYLRIICSDSPGVIGKIGDIFGNNNVSIESIVQLDVTEDEAEIVVITHEVNNGNFDKSKDEINSLHEVKTIASQLSCI from the coding sequence ATGAGAAAATGTAAAATTGGCATCGTAGGTTTTGGAACTGTAGGTTCAGGTATTTATAAAATATTAAGTTCTGAAGTTGATTCACATCCAATTCTAAAAGAAATAGAAATTGCAAAAATAGCAGTTAAAGATCTTTGTAAAAAAAGGGATATTGAGCTAGATAATAACTTATTAACTGATGATCCATTTGAATTAATTAATGACCCCTCCATCGATGTAATTGTTGAAGTGATGGGAGGAGTTGATTTGGCTAAAACTATTATTATGCGATCATTAAAATCAGGTAAATCTGTTGTTACAGCAAATAAAGCAGTCATTGCCAGACATGGGGAAGAAATATATAAAACTGCTGCTAAAGAAGAAGTTTATATATTGTCAGAGGCAGCAGTCTGCGGAGGGATTCCAATAATTGAACCATTAAAAAGATCATTAAAAAGTAACAGCATTAAAAAAATGGTGGGGATAATAAATGGCACAACGAATTTTATTCTTTCAAAGATGGCAAAAGAAAAAGCTGATTATAAGGAAACATTAAAATTGGCTCAAACCCTTGGTTATGCAGAATTAGATCCAACGGCAGATGTTGAGGGGCATGATGCTACTGATAAGATTTCTATTCTTAGTGAACTCGCATTTGGAGGTAAAATAAAACGAGATGAAATACATTCAGAGGGAATTAGTAGCATTAATCTAAAGGATATCGAATATGCGAATAAATTAGGATTTGAAATAAAGCTTTTGGCTCTTTCCGAAAGGCAAAAAATTAATAGTAATGATTCACTTGCTTTGAATATTTGGGTAGGCCCTTCCTTGATTCCAAAATCTCATCCATTAGCAACAGTTATGGGAGTTAATAATGCATTATTGATAGAGGCTGATCCTCTTGGAGAAATAATGTTGTATGGTCCAGGTGCAGGGAGTGGTCCAACTGCTGCATCAGTAGTATCAGATATATTAAATCTGCATGCAACAACTCTAAAAAATAATAACTCAATCGATCCATTATTATCTTTTGATTTCTGGAGAAACTGTCATATAATAGAATCTTCTAAAATAAATAAAAAAAATTACCTTAGAATTATTTGTTCTGATAGTCCTGGCGTAATTGGAAAGATTGGAGATATTTTTGGAAATAATAATGTATCGATCGAATCAATTGTTCAACTAGATGTAACTGAGGACGAAGCTGAAATTGTTGTTATAACTCATGAGGTGAATAATGGAAATTTTGATAAATCAAAAGATGAAATAAATTCGCTTCATGAAGTCAAAACTATCGCAAGTCAATTAAGTTGCATTTAA
- a CDS encoding SufE family protein, translating into MENQEKYGNLSNLVEKLKKSEDPKRKYEYILWLGKKLKKPENNILVEENKVKGCVSEVFVKATIKAGKLFWEGYSDALITKGLLAFLISGLNELTPNEVVEIDNKFIEDTGLKASLTPSRSNGFLNILLKMQSQANEFL; encoded by the coding sequence ATGGAAAATCAAGAAAAATATGGTAATTTATCGAATTTAGTCGAAAAGTTGAAGAAATCAGAAGATCCAAAAAGAAAATATGAGTACATTTTGTGGTTGGGCAAAAAATTGAAAAAACCAGAAAATAATATCCTTGTTGAAGAGAATAAGGTTAAGGGATGCGTTTCAGAGGTTTTTGTTAAGGCAACTATTAAAGCTGGTAAATTATTTTGGGAAGGATATTCTGATGCTCTCATAACAAAGGGTTTATTGGCATTTCTTATTAGTGGATTAAATGAACTGACACCAAATGAAGTTGTTGAAATAGATAATAAATTTATAGAAGATACTGGTTTAAAAGCAAGCTTAACCCCTTCACGATCAAATGGTTTTTTAAACATATTATTGAAAATGCAGTCTCAAGCAAATGAATTTTTGTAG
- a CDS encoding 5-formyltetrahydrofolate cyclo-ligase: MSILKKKKLERDMFRKLRDKSSLNQMGNVEKNVKIYVDSFVKEDKNIGYIAIYWPLKNEVDIRSLKEITPLALPRCKNKKELLFYPWDESPLTKDSEGILSPNNSFSLSHKEISMILVPCLSVDKNLIRLGYGGGYFDKLRSDENWREVPCIGVLTSDCLSEAPLTRAEWDIPLSGFITEKEMFV; encoded by the coding sequence ATGTCTATTTTAAAAAAAAAGAAACTAGAGAGGGACATGTTTAGAAAGCTTAGAGATAAAAGTTCACTTAATCAAATGGGAAATGTAGAAAAGAATGTAAAAATTTATGTTGATTCATTTGTGAAGGAAGATAAAAATATTGGTTATATAGCAATATATTGGCCTCTAAAAAATGAAGTAGATATCAGAAGTCTTAAAGAAATAACTCCTCTAGCTTTGCCTAGATGTAAAAATAAAAAAGAGTTGTTATTTTATCCATGGGATGAAAGTCCTCTTACTAAAGACTCTGAAGGGATACTAAGTCCAAATAACTCATTTTCATTAAGTCACAAGGAGATAAGCATGATACTTGTACCTTGTCTTTCTGTTGATAAAAATTTAATAAGATTAGGTTATGGAGGAGGCTATTTTGATAAATTAAGGAGTGATGAAAATTGGAGGGAGGTCCCATGTATTGGAGTATTGACCTCTGACTGCTTGAGTGAAGCCCCTTTAACGAGAGCTGAATGGGATATTCCTTTGTCAGGCTTTATCACAGAAAAAGAAATGTTTGTATAA
- the ruvC gene encoding crossover junction endodeoxyribonuclease RuvC, whose translation MRIIGIDPGLARVGYGIIEIENEKKILLDCGVIETGKDKKEEDRLYEIFNDLNELINHWNPNIAAVEKFFFYRSSTTISVVQARGVIMMVLASKKIHVSEYAPAQIKLTIAGSGKASKKEVLDSVMNELELKKPPKPDDSADALAIALTKLNEEGFN comes from the coding sequence GTGAGAATAATTGGAATTGATCCTGGATTAGCAAGAGTTGGTTATGGAATTATCGAAATAGAAAATGAAAAAAAAATATTATTAGATTGTGGAGTTATTGAGACAGGTAAAGATAAAAAAGAGGAAGATAGACTTTATGAGATATTCAACGATCTTAATGAATTAATTAATCATTGGAATCCAAATATAGCTGCGGTAGAAAAATTTTTCTTTTATAGATCAAGTACTACTATCAGCGTTGTTCAGGCTAGAGGTGTGATTATGATGGTCTTAGCCTCAAAAAAAATTCATGTTAGTGAATATGCCCCTGCTCAGATAAAATTAACTATTGCTGGGTCTGGAAAAGCATCAAAAAAGGAAGTTCTTGATTCTGTGATGAATGAATTAGAACTTAAAAAGCCTCCAAAACCTGATGATTCAGCGGATGCATTGGCCATCGCACTCACAAAACTAAATGAAGAAGGCTTTAACTGA
- the bchI gene encoding magnesium chelatase ATPase subunit I: protein MTSTKKRRVFPFTAVIGQEEMKLALLLNVIDPRIGGVMIMGDRGTGKSTTIRALADLLPAIDVVKDDPYNSSLIDPDLQSKEVLEKIVQGENIESVQKQVPMVDLPLGATEDRLCGTIDIEKALSEGVKAFEPGLLAKANRGLLYVDEVNLLDDHLVDVLLDSAASGWNTVEREGVSVRHPARFVLIGSGNPEEGELRPQLLDRFGMSVEVKTVRDAELRVQVVDQRTSFDDNPDEFSLSVEKQQDELQQKVIKAQEILNSVKMDDDLRLNISAICGELDVDGLRGDIVTNRSARAIAAFEGRTEVQEDDIARVISCSLRHRLRKDPLEQVDSGERVIQAFCKVFDLDEKENLSKFQLSAEA from the coding sequence GTGACTTCAACAAAGAAAAGACGGGTTTTCCCTTTTACAGCTGTAATTGGTCAGGAGGAAATGAAATTAGCTCTTTTATTAAATGTTATAGATCCAAGAATTGGAGGAGTGATGATAATGGGTGATAGAGGGACTGGAAAATCAACTACAATTAGAGCCTTAGCTGATTTGTTGCCAGCAATAGACGTCGTTAAAGACGATCCATATAATAGTTCTTTAATTGATCCTGATTTGCAGAGTAAAGAAGTTTTGGAAAAAATTGTTCAAGGAGAAAATATAGAAAGTGTTCAAAAACAAGTGCCTATGGTTGACTTACCATTAGGAGCTACTGAAGATAGGCTTTGTGGAACTATAGATATAGAGAAAGCTTTGAGTGAAGGTGTTAAGGCATTTGAACCAGGTTTATTGGCAAAAGCGAATAGGGGTTTACTATATGTTGATGAAGTGAATTTACTTGATGATCATCTAGTTGACGTACTTTTAGATTCGGCTGCTTCCGGATGGAATACAGTTGAAAGAGAGGGAGTCTCGGTTCGACATCCTGCGAGGTTTGTTCTTATTGGTTCAGGTAATCCAGAAGAAGGAGAATTAAGGCCTCAATTATTAGATAGGTTTGGAATGAGTGTTGAGGTAAAGACAGTTAGAGATGCTGAATTAAGAGTTCAGGTAGTAGATCAAAGGACTTCTTTTGATGATAATCCTGATGAGTTTTCATTGAGTGTTGAGAAACAGCAGGATGAACTTCAACAAAAGGTTATTAAAGCGCAAGAGATATTAAATTCTGTCAAAATGGACGATGACCTTAGATTGAATATTTCTGCAATCTGCGGAGAACTTGATGTTGATGGTTTACGTGGAGATATTGTTACAAATAGATCGGCAAGGGCAATTGCAGCATTTGAGGGTAGAACTGAAGTGCAAGAAGATGACATAGCAAGGGTTATTTCTTGCTCTTTAAGACATAGGCTAAGAAAAGATCCGCTAGAGCAAGTTGATTCAGGTGAAAGAGTTATTCAAGCTTTTTGTAAAGTTTTTGATTTAGATGAAAAAGAAAATCTTTCAAAGTTTCAATTGTCTGCAGAAGCTTAA
- a CDS encoding TrmJ/YjtD family RNA methyltransferase, producing the protein MTMKRNFSNLKVILVEPNGPLNVGSVARLCSNFEVDELRIVSPKCDIYSLEAKKMALKGQKFLEHCNIFDDLEKAIFDCDLVLASCGRIDVSKDSFFESSEDIFDWTLSFKKINNLAIIFGREDRGLTNNELLLANKTFNIPTSQDNPSLNISHAVSIVLYELNKASIKNLNRELEVFNLASSKQIQDSFNEIEEMLLGVGYLLKHTSKKKISKFKNYILRANTSMHEINVLRGIVHQIKWFLNNSKKN; encoded by the coding sequence ATGACTATGAAAAGAAATTTTTCGAATTTAAAGGTTATATTAGTTGAACCAAATGGCCCCTTAAATGTTGGGAGTGTTGCAAGATTATGCTCCAACTTTGAAGTCGACGAATTAAGAATTGTTTCTCCAAAATGCGATATATATTCTTTAGAAGCAAAAAAGATGGCCCTTAAAGGTCAGAAATTTCTTGAGCATTGTAATATTTTTGATGATCTTGAAAAAGCAATTTTTGATTGTGATTTAGTTTTAGCATCTTGTGGAAGGATTGATGTAAGTAAAGATTCTTTTTTCGAATCCTCTGAAGATATATTTGATTGGACTTTATCCTTTAAAAAGATAAATAATTTGGCAATTATATTTGGTAGAGAGGATAGAGGTTTAACTAATAATGAATTGCTTCTGGCAAATAAGACTTTTAATATCCCAACTTCTCAGGATAATCCCTCATTAAATATTTCTCATGCAGTTTCAATAGTTTTGTATGAATTAAATAAGGCTTCTATAAAAAATCTTAATAGGGAATTAGAAGTTTTTAATCTTGCATCATCAAAACAAATACAAGATTCATTTAATGAGATAGAGGAAATGCTTTTGGGAGTTGGATATCTTTTAAAACATACCTCCAAAAAAAAAATAAGTAAATTCAAGAATTACATTTTGAGGGCTAATACATCAATGCACGAAATAAATGTTTTAAGAGGAATTGTCCATCAAATAAAATGGTTTTTGAATAATTCCAAAAAAAATTAG
- a CDS encoding cytochrome c: MSTSSSSAVETDHKRAFLKKFLIVFLVSFICFLIIFFNYHENNKYIVETLGLNGSVKDGDALFKMNCVGCHGITARGLVGPDLHSITHRLNDKEIIKQVTGGLTPPMPSFEIDPENMSNLLEYLHSLE; the protein is encoded by the coding sequence GTGTCAACATCTTCATCATCTGCAGTAGAAACTGATCATAAAAGAGCATTCTTGAAAAAGTTTTTAATTGTTTTTTTAGTTTCATTTATATGTTTTTTAATAATTTTCTTTAACTATCACGAGAATAATAAATATATTGTTGAAACTCTTGGGCTTAATGGATCTGTTAAGGATGGAGATGCCCTTTTTAAGATGAATTGTGTTGGATGCCATGGAATTACAGCAAGAGGATTAGTGGGCCCAGACCTACACTCGATAACTCATCGTTTGAATGATAAAGAGATAATAAAACAAGTTACTGGAGGCCTAACTCCTCCTATGCCAAGTTTTGAAATTGATCCTGAGAATATGTCTAATTTGTTAGAATATCTTCATAGTCTTGAATGA
- the petG gene encoding cytochrome b6-f complex subunit PetG, with amino-acid sequence MIEPLLCGIVLGLVPITLLGLFVSAWNQYRRGSGMLDLD; translated from the coding sequence ATGATCGAACCTCTTCTGTGTGGAATTGTTTTAGGGTTAGTTCCAATAACTCTTCTTGGATTGTTTGTAAGTGCATGGAATCAATACAGAAGAGGTTCAGGGATGTTGGACCTTGATTAA
- the rsmD gene encoding 16S rRNA (guanine(966)-N(2))-methyltransferase RsmD: protein MKTNLRLIGGKKLFGPNNVYTRPTTLRVREAIFNILKNKVENSNWLDLFSGTGAISCEAYNHGAKKIVAIEKNKNNSKICLKNILSLQGIDKRKNDIDVICNDVLNWTKPNFERNLSSKIMDLNKLKFDFVYLDPPYDVNFYELVLNQIFQCNFLKKDSIVICEHSPKLFINKSTLWETVDVRNYGQSRLTFLIKVQHP, encoded by the coding sequence ATGAAGACAAACTTAAGATTAATAGGTGGTAAAAAACTCTTTGGTCCAAATAATGTTTATACAAGACCAACAACTTTGAGGGTTAGAGAGGCTATATTTAATATATTGAAGAATAAGGTTGAAAATAGTAACTGGTTAGATTTGTTTAGTGGGACTGGAGCTATATCTTGCGAAGCATATAATCATGGGGCAAAGAAAATTGTTGCAATTGAAAAAAATAAAAACAACTCAAAAATTTGCTTGAAAAATATACTTTCATTGCAGGGCATAGATAAAAGAAAAAATGATATTGATGTTATTTGTAATGATGTTTTGAACTGGACAAAACCAAATTTCGAGAGAAACTTATCTTCTAAAATTATGGATTTAAATAAATTAAAATTTGATTTTGTTTATCTAGACCCTCCATATGATGTTAATTTCTATGAGCTAGTTTTGAATCAGATATTTCAATGTAATTTTTTAAAAAAAGATTCAATAGTTATTTGTGAACATTCTCCAAAATTATTTATTAATAAAAGTACTTTATGGGAAACTGTAGATGTCAGAAATTATGGGCAATCAAGATTAACATTTTTAATCAAGGTCCAACATCCCTGA
- the hisH gene encoding imidazole glycerol phosphate synthase subunit HisH — MHKIGLIDYGMGNIHSVTKSLESLGEEIILIKNFKETKDCKAIILPGVGAFDPAIINLTNTDLISDLKNWIKSGKSFLGICLGLQLLFESSDEGKVKGLGILKGKIKKIPNVVNHRIPHMGWCQLLPTKPNTLVELKEIDNWVYFVHSYHAIPDDLNIIAAQVDYGSKKLTAIIEIDNLLACQFHPEKSGKTGEKLLRRWLSNIK; from the coding sequence TTGCATAAAATAGGACTTATAGATTATGGAATGGGTAATATTCATTCCGTAACAAAATCTCTAGAAAGTCTAGGAGAAGAAATAATATTAATTAAAAATTTTAAAGAAACAAAAGATTGTAAGGCGATAATACTTCCTGGGGTTGGTGCATTTGATCCTGCGATTATTAATCTTACAAATACGGATTTAATATCTGATTTGAAAAATTGGATTAAAAGTGGGAAGTCTTTTTTGGGGATTTGTTTAGGCCTTCAGCTTCTTTTTGAATCCAGTGACGAAGGTAAAGTTAAAGGACTAGGCATTCTGAAAGGAAAAATAAAAAAAATTCCTAATGTGGTTAACCATAGAATCCCACACATGGGCTGGTGCCAACTTTTGCCTACTAAACCGAATACTTTAGTAGAACTAAAAGAAATAGATAATTGGGTTTATTTTGTACATTCCTATCATGCAATTCCAGATGACTTAAATATTATTGCAGCTCAAGTTGATTATGGTTCTAAAAAATTAACAGCGATTATTGAAATTGATAATTTATTGGCTTGTCAATTTCATCCAGAAAAGTCTGGTAAAACAGGTGAAAAACTTTTGAGAAGATGGCTTAGTAATATTAAATAA
- the trxA gene encoding thioredoxin, whose amino-acid sequence MSSAPAVTDSSFDKDVLQSDLPVLVDFWAPWCGPCRMVAPVVEEISKDFEGKIKVFKLNTDENPNVASQYGIRSIPTLMIFKGGQKVDTVVGAVPKATLSSTLTKHL is encoded by the coding sequence ATGTCATCAGCTCCAGCCGTAACTGATTCTTCATTTGACAAAGATGTACTACAAAGTGATTTACCAGTATTGGTAGATTTTTGGGCACCATGGTGCGGTCCATGTAGGATGGTTGCACCAGTTGTAGAAGAAATTTCAAAAGACTTTGAAGGGAAAATTAAAGTTTTCAAATTAAATACTGATGAGAATCCAAATGTTGCAAGTCAATACGGAATTAGAAGTATTCCAACGTTAATGATATTCAAAGGTGGTCAAAAGGTTGATACCGTTGTGGGAGCTGTACCAAAAGCAACTCTGTCAAGCACTCTAACTAAGCATTTATAA
- a CDS encoding GuaB3 family IMP dehydrogenase-related protein: MNIELGLNKRVKRAYGIDEIALVPGKRTLDYDLTDPSWLIGDLKREVPIVASAMDSVVDVDTAVELAKLGALGVINMEGIQTRYENPDEILNRIASVGKNDFVPLMQKIYSEPIKKELISKRINEVKEKGGIAAFSGTPQAAIKFQETLNNSKLDLFFLQGTVVSTEHIGMEGKATLNIQDLCKSMKVPVVAGNCVTYEVAKLLMEAGVSGLMVGIGPGAACTSRGVLGIGIPQATAIADCSSARDDFFKESGRYIPIIGDGGIVTGGDICKCLACGADAVMIGSPIAKSSNAPGKGFHWGMATPSPILPRGTRIEVGSTGSLERIIKGPALLDDGTHNLLGAIRTSMSTLGAKNIKEMQEVEIVIAPSLLTEGKVYQKAQQLGMGK, translated from the coding sequence GTGAATATTGAACTTGGTTTAAACAAAAGAGTCAAAAGGGCCTATGGAATTGATGAAATAGCTTTAGTCCCTGGCAAGAGAACACTGGATTATGATTTGACAGATCCTTCCTGGTTAATAGGTGATTTAAAGAGAGAGGTTCCTATTGTAGCGAGTGCAATGGACAGCGTTGTTGACGTAGATACGGCTGTAGAACTTGCAAAATTAGGTGCCCTAGGGGTCATTAATATGGAGGGAATTCAAACACGATATGAAAATCCTGATGAAATATTAAATAGAATTGCATCAGTTGGGAAGAATGATTTTGTTCCGTTAATGCAGAAGATATACAGTGAACCTATCAAGAAAGAATTGATTTCAAAGAGAATAAATGAGGTCAAAGAAAAAGGGGGTATAGCTGCTTTTAGTGGAACTCCTCAAGCGGCTATTAAATTTCAAGAAACACTTAATAATTCTAAATTAGATTTATTTTTCCTTCAAGGCACAGTAGTTTCAACTGAGCATATTGGTATGGAAGGAAAGGCAACCTTAAACATTCAAGATCTATGCAAATCTATGAAAGTCCCTGTCGTGGCTGGTAATTGTGTTACTTACGAAGTTGCTAAGCTTCTTATGGAAGCTGGAGTTTCAGGATTAATGGTTGGTATCGGCCCTGGTGCTGCATGTACCTCAAGAGGGGTCCTAGGAATTGGAATTCCTCAAGCAACCGCAATTGCTGATTGTAGTTCAGCAAGAGACGATTTCTTTAAAGAAAGTGGTCGTTATATCCCCATCATTGGAGATGGAGGAATTGTGACGGGCGGAGATATCTGTAAATGTTTAGCGTGTGGAGCTGATGCTGTAATGATTGGCTCACCTATAGCTAAATCCTCAAATGCTCCAGGTAAGGGGTTTCACTGGGGTATGGCCACACCAAGTCCTATTTTGCCGAGAGGAACAAGAATTGAAGTTGGGTCTACGGGATCTTTAGAAAGGATAATTAAAGGACCTGCATTGCTTGATGACGGGACACATAATTTGCTTGGAGCTATACGAACATCAATGAGCACTCTTGGGGCTAAAAATATCAAAGAGATGCAAGAGGTAGAAATAGTTATTGCGCCATCTCTTCTTACAGAGGGTAAGGTTTATCAAAAAGCTCAGCAACTTGGAATGGGTAAATAG
- the gyrA gene encoding DNA gyrase subunit A, whose protein sequence is MSDIVDSGNSGLSEDNDRIIQTDLRNEMSRSYLEYAMSVIVGRALPDARDGLKPVHRRILYAMYELGLTSGRPYRKCARVVGEVLGKYHPHGDTAVYDALVRMAQDFSMRMPLIDGHGNFGSVDNDPPAAMRYTESRLQSLTDESLLEDIESETVDFADNFDGSQQEPTVLPARIPQLLLNGSSGIAVGMATNIPPHNLGELINGLRSIIKNPSLEDRELFELIKGPDFPTGGQILGRDGVRETFKTGRGSITMRGVANIEQIKSTGRAEKDAVIITELPFQTNKAGLIERIADLVNEKKLEGISDIRDESDRDGMRIVIELKRDAYPQVVLNNLFKLTPLQNNFSANILALVNGEPTTLSLRKMLDVFLDFRVETIRRRTGFLLKKAEERDHIVKGLLLALSAMDEIINLIRSAKDTITAREKLQTDHELSSTQAEAILQMQLRRLTALEADKIRGEHDELTQKINQYQQILNSKERILEIILEELNKIDERFSSPRKTEILDLGGGLDDIDLIANDRSVVLLTEAGYLKRMPVNEFESTSRGSRGKAGTKTQENDDVKLFISCNDHDTLLLFSDRGVAYALPAYRVPMSSRTAKGTPSVQLLPIPREEKITSLVAVDSFVDDRYLLMLTKAGYIKRTALSAFSKIRSNGLIAINLEDGDALTWVRLSKEGDSVLIGSKTGMAIHFRLDINELRPLGRTARGVKSMNLREGDSLVSMDVLPSNLVDKLAKIENLTEEIDDNVEENSSDGPWVLIASAFGLGKRVPVTQFRLQKRAGMGLRAIKFRIKDDVLVCLKVFGEGEELLLVTEKGVIVRTNADKISQQSRAATGVKLQRLDEGDHLSEVVLVPREQIEETDQLNPAEEN, encoded by the coding sequence ATGTCTGATATTGTTGATTCAGGAAATTCTGGATTAAGCGAAGATAATGATCGAATTATTCAAACCGACTTAAGAAATGAGATGTCGCGCTCATACCTAGAGTATGCAATGAGTGTCATAGTTGGGCGCGCCCTCCCAGATGCAAGAGATGGATTAAAGCCGGTACATAGAAGAATACTTTATGCAATGTATGAACTAGGTTTGACTAGCGGTAGGCCATATAGAAAATGTGCAAGGGTTGTTGGAGAAGTACTTGGTAAATACCACCCCCATGGTGACACTGCTGTCTATGATGCTTTGGTTCGGATGGCTCAGGATTTTTCTATGAGGATGCCACTTATAGATGGTCATGGAAACTTTGGTTCTGTAGATAACGACCCTCCCGCAGCAATGAGATATACAGAATCTCGTCTACAGTCTCTTACAGATGAGAGTTTACTAGAAGATATTGAATCTGAAACTGTAGATTTCGCTGATAACTTTGACGGTTCTCAGCAAGAACCTACAGTGCTACCTGCGAGAATCCCACAACTACTTTTAAATGGATCATCAGGAATAGCAGTAGGAATGGCGACTAATATTCCTCCTCATAACTTAGGTGAATTAATCAATGGTCTAAGATCAATAATTAAAAACCCTTCGCTTGAAGATAGAGAGCTTTTTGAACTAATTAAAGGCCCTGATTTCCCTACTGGTGGACAAATCTTAGGAAGAGATGGTGTCAGAGAAACCTTTAAAACAGGAAGAGGTTCTATAACTATGAGAGGTGTAGCAAATATTGAGCAAATTAAATCTACAGGCAGGGCAGAGAAAGATGCGGTAATAATTACAGAACTACCTTTTCAAACTAATAAAGCGGGCTTGATAGAGAGAATTGCAGACTTGGTTAATGAGAAAAAATTAGAGGGCATTTCTGATATTAGAGACGAAAGTGATAGGGATGGAATGAGAATTGTTATCGAACTTAAAAGGGATGCCTATCCACAAGTAGTTTTAAATAATTTATTTAAGTTAACACCTCTACAAAATAATTTTAGTGCGAATATTCTAGCCTTAGTGAATGGAGAACCTACAACGCTCTCACTTCGAAAAATGTTAGATGTATTTTTAGATTTTAGAGTAGAAACAATAAGGCGAAGAACTGGTTTTTTATTAAAAAAGGCAGAAGAAAGAGATCACATTGTAAAAGGCCTTTTATTAGCCTTAAGTGCTATGGATGAAATTATAAATCTAATAAGATCGGCGAAAGATACAATTACAGCTCGAGAAAAATTACAAACTGATCATGAGTTATCTTCGACGCAAGCAGAAGCAATTTTGCAAATGCAGTTAAGAAGATTAACAGCCCTAGAGGCTGACAAAATAAGAGGGGAACATGATGAATTAACCCAGAAAATCAACCAATATCAACAGATATTGAATAGTAAAGAAAGAATTCTTGAAATTATTCTTGAAGAGCTTAATAAAATAGATGAAAGATTCTCTTCTCCAAGAAAAACAGAAATCCTAGATTTAGGTGGTGGTCTAGACGATATTGATCTTATAGCCAATGATAGATCAGTAGTTTTATTAACTGAAGCAGGTTATTTAAAAAGAATGCCTGTAAATGAATTTGAATCTACTAGTCGCGGATCAAGAGGTAAAGCTGGCACAAAGACCCAGGAGAATGATGATGTAAAATTATTTATAAGCTGTAATGATCACGATACTCTTTTACTTTTCAGCGATAGAGGTGTAGCTTATGCCCTCCCAGCATATAGAGTTCCTATGAGTAGCAGAACAGCGAAAGGTACTCCATCAGTTCAACTTCTCCCAATCCCAAGAGAAGAAAAAATAACTTCACTAGTTGCTGTTGATTCTTTTGTTGATGATCGTTACTTACTAATGCTAACTAAAGCTGGCTATATAAAAAGGACGGCACTTTCTGCTTTTTCGAAGATCCGTTCAAATGGTTTAATTGCAATTAATCTTGAGGATGGAGATGCCCTAACTTGGGTAAGGTTATCAAAAGAGGGTGATAGTGTTTTAATTGGATCAAAAACAGGAATGGCGATTCATTTCAGACTAGATATTAATGAATTAAGGCCTTTAGGCAGGACCGCAAGAGGTGTTAAATCAATGAACTTGAGAGAAGGAGACAGCCTAGTTTCCATGGATGTTTTACCATCTAATTTAGTTGATAAATTGGCTAAAATTGAAAACCTCACTGAAGAAATTGATGACAATGTTGAGGAGAACTCATCAGACGGTCCTTGGGTATTAATAGCAAGTGCATTTGGATTAGGTAAGAGAGTACCTGTAACTCAGTTTAGATTACAAAAAAGAGCAGGAATGGGTTTGAGAGCAATAAAGTTCAGAATTAAAGATGATGTACTGGTTTGTTTAAAGGTTTTTGGCGAGGGCGAAGAATTACTTCTTGTGACCGAAAAAGGTGTGATAGTAAGAACAAATGCAGATAAAATCTCTCAGCAATCCAGAGCGGCTACTGGAGTGAAATTACAGAGATTAGACGAAGGTGATCATTTATCGGAAGTGGTATTAGTTCCTCGTGAACAAATAGAGGAAACAGACCAACTTAACCCAGCCGAAGAGAATTGA